The Flavobacterium galactosidilyticum nucleotide sequence TATGAATTTCATATAGTATAGTGGTTTACACTATTTCTTTTTTTGAATATTCCATTATGTAAGGTTGGATGGTAATTCCCGCTGCGTCAAACGCTTTTTTGCAGTCTTGTAAAGTATCAGAGTACACAGCCCAGAAATCCTCATTTTTAGCCCATGGTCTAACCGCAAGTTGAATACCGCTATCCGTCAGACTCTTTACCGAGACTTCGGCTGCTGGTGTTTTTAATATTTTTGGGTTACTATTTAGCACTGAAGTAATTATTTCCTTCGCTTTTCTGATGTCTGTATTATAGGAGATGGCGATATTTAAATCTGCTCTTCTGTTTTCAAGAAGCGAATAATTGATGATGGTGCCATTGGATAAAGATCCATTAGGTATAAAAATGGTCTGGTTGTTACTAGTGGTTAATTTAGTGACAAATATTTGAATCTCACAAACAGTTCCTGACACTCCTTGCGCTTCAATGAAATTGCCAACTTTAAATGGTTTGAATAAAATGATTAGCATTCCGCCTGCAAAATTAGATAAAGATCCTTGAAGTGATAATCCTATCGCAAGTCCCATAGCACCAAG carries:
- a CDS encoding mechanosensitive ion channel family protein; the protein is MNLNPEKITDYASHFIKVLIDYSPKLISAFIILFVGLYAIRLINRFIRRLMISRDLEPTLTKFLADILLWILRILLFVAFIDKLGIGTSSFVAILGAMGLAIGLSLQGSLSNFAGGMLIILFKPFKVGNFIEAQGVSGTVCEIQIFVTKLTTSNNQTIFIPNGSLSNGTIINYSLLENRRADLNIAISYNTDIRKAKEIITSVLNSNPKILKTPAAEVSVKSLTDSGIQLAVRPWAKNEDFWAVYSDTLQDCKKAFDAAGITIQPYIMEYSKKEIV